The stretch of DNA TTAATCCTTTCAAAGGAAGAGCTACAAAAGCTGAAGTATACTTTCAGGACTTTCAGTGCAGAGATTGACATGGATAATCCAGTGTTTAGGGTTGGATTAGTTTTCAGCGATATGAAAGAGGTGAGAAGGGTGTTGGACGCATATAGTGTCAAAGAGACAGAGTTAAGATCCGGAGAGCTAGAAATGTGGCGACTAGGATGAATGCATTTTGTTTAgaaggttgtccttggatttttaaAACATCTAAAGACAACAGGACAGGGAGCATTGTCATTAAGAAGTACAATGGCAACCACACCTGTCAGTAGAGCTGTGATTCTTAGTGCTTGACTGTGAACTTGCTTGTAGAGAAGTACATTGAGcaatttaccgaaaaaggctttcaccccactttatatataaagcaccacaCATTGAGCAATTTAGGGATGACCAGAAGATGGATTTGAGCACCTTTGGGAAGAAAGTTCAAAGAGATTACAAACTACTCCCAAATAAGATGAAGTTGAGCAGGGCGAGAAAGGCAACACTGAAAATGACAGTTAATATCACCATAAGTACATGAACTTGCATAGCGATAACAGATCCATACAAAAACTTAAAAAAAGCATGAAACTGGTCACTTAAGTCTTGATGCGGTAACAGTTTGATACAAAATGTTGATCAACTGCCAGATCGGACGCCATGTCACCAAAGTGGCACACGCTTATGTTATTTTTGTTGCACAAAGCCCCCTAGTGTTATTATGTAGATGCATTATAAGGTCTTGCTCAGTTGCTTACAGAGAAGTTCATCAGGATAATATTCTCTGCGCAAGGGTTTTGAGAGCTAAATATTATCCTGATGGAAATCTCTTGAAGGTAGGACCGAAGAAGGGATCTTCATTTACATGGAAAGTATTGTTGTCGGTCTCCAGACTTTCAAAAGAGGGCATATTTGGAGAGTGGGATCGGGAAGTAAATCGATATCTAGGATGATCACTGGATACCGAGTAGTCCGTCCAGGAAAGTTATATCTAGAAAGGGGGTTTTCCTTCTGAATACTGTTGATGAGTTGATTAATCCATGGAGAGGGAGATGGGATGAAGATTTAATTTTGGACAATTTTGTTTCGGTTGATGTTGAAAGAATTTTGAGGATCCCTTTGAGCACACAATTAACTGAGGATTTTGTTGCCTGGCACAAGACTCGGATGTACTCCTTTTCAGTCAGGTCCACGTATTATACCGAGTGGGAACACCAATTTGGTGCAAGAATcagaagagttgaggttggaccatCAAAGTCTAACCCAGTTTGGGAGATTCTCTGGAAGCTTCAAGTTCCTAGTAAAATAAATACCTTTGGTTGGAAGGCTTTACATGGGATGATATCGGGTATGTCAGTCCTTGCAAATCGTTGTATACCGGTATCTGGATAATGTCCTTCTTGTAAGGGGGGAGCTGAAGACTTGCGACACCTCATTTTTACATGTGTTTGAGCTAAAGAAGTGTGGAAAGCTTTGAGTCTTCAGGAAACGGTCACCCAAGCCCTTGTTTCGGACCGATTTGGTGGTGTCGTGCTTGAGAATATCCTCAGAGATCAAAGGTGTAACTCAACCACACTGCAACATCTTGCCTTCCAAGAGTCTATCTTGGTTGGAGCTTGGTACATTAGGTGGCAGAGAAGGGAAGCTGTGAAGGGCAAAGGTGTGGCCATTTCTTCCGAAACAACACTCTCCATACATGCGATAACATCCAATTATGTTGGCTCAAGGAGTGCGACCAGTGTACCTGATGTTAAATGGTCTAAACCTGCTCAAAATCTTTATAAAGTGAACGTGGATGCATGCTTCATGGAAGATGGAAGCAGAGCCACAACGGCGGTTCTTCGAAACCACTGAGGTGAGGcttttactgggttaacaactctCTTTACGCATGTGCTTGATGCCGCTACAACGGAAGCTTTGGTGTTGAAGAATGGTATGGAGCTAGCGGGCCAGTGGGGATGCTCAAATGTGATCTTTGAATCTGGTTGTATTGAGATTATCCTAGCATGTAAGAGGGAAGTTGATAATCCTGAGTCCTTATTCTACTACTCTGAATGAGTGTTTTCATTTAGCTCAAAGTATTGGTTCAGTCTTGTACTCTCACTTTCCAAGGGAAGGGAACAAAATGACACACAAGCTTGCTAGGAGTTCCTATGATTCTAATTCTATAATTTCTTGGGAGGACGATCCTCCGCAGATTATTCTAGCTGAACTTGTTAGTAATGTAACAATTATTTGATTTAAATAAAGTATGACACAAGTTAAAAAAACTCTCATTTtgataaataaaaacaataaactaTTTTTTCTAAAAGGAAAATCCGGTCGATTATTTGGGTAAGGTCCTAACCTCCTACAGTTGGACCAAAAAGTCAAAAAAGCATTAGCACATGCTTAGGGAAATAAATCGAGCCCGTTCAAGAATGTATCTGGTGCGCTGGTGCTTGtgatgctaccggtgcaccggacgCATTAGCGCATTTTAAAATgtttcaaaaaattaaaaaaattctaacaCATTGGCATACTATCAATATATATTTTCACAAAATTTTGTATGAAAATTCAAAACATTGCTCAAGATATAAAAATGGCAAATTTGACATCAGTGTGATAATGAGCCAAATCTAAAGCCTCACTTGTGTTATATACTATTCAATGTCgaatttgtcatttttatatctcAAGCTATGCTTCGAATTTTGATACGAaattttatgacaacatacattaataTTATGATGGTGTGctagattttttttttcattttttgaaatATTTTAAAAAGTTCTAAAAAAGTTTGATGCACTGGTAGCACCAAATGGTCCGGTGCATTTCTCCTCCCTGGTCTACGTATTCACTAGCCCAACTGATCCAAGAACCAACGTTGCCCATCTCAGCCTCTAAACCGAGTCAAGAACACAAAAAGAGTTAGGGTTTCTacctctcgccggcgccgccgcagatccgctcctctccggtggccatagggccatgggggcgcggtggatctCGGCAAGGGCTGGCACGAGGGCTCCATTTTTAGTCGTTTCTttcaattttgttagggtttgtgtcctgttcAGAAAGACGAGACGGCGACGGCTTTATGAAGAtgaaataaaggtctccccgcctagaccccgttccggcggtGTGTCTAGCACTGTTGgtgggcatgtggaggtgtgtctccggcggatatatctttggtggatttgctcggtctcgtcgttgttcgtctacgttcgtgtgtcttcgagttggatccttctgatctatattattcttcatctgcggcggttgctgttctggtgcgctggtcctacgtggccttagcacgacgacttcctgactgtctactacaacaagttgtgcccgactccggcgatggaggggcaatgatggcggcgcgccttcggttcgcttcagtgcttgtagttttCGCTGTGTGGTCTACGGATCCGGATGTAATTATTTtcattatttctggtattcgttgtactgccatgattgaagataaatAGATTGAAAATTTTCTTAAAAAAACCAGAGAGGAAAAAAAGAGTAAAGCAAGAGAGAGAAAACAAGACGACAAGTGAGAGAGAGAAAACGCAAGCGCGAGGCGGGCGTAAAACGCCGCGCGAGACGAGTGGGCCCTGTATGTATCCCGCCGCTCTCGATATAAGATATGGAGAAAAGCAATTCTCCCATGTATGGGAGGTCCCGTGCATGGCCCAACCGTTGGATTTAGATGGAGACTTTGGAATAGTTGTATTTCATCCATTAATGAACCCACCCTTTCCCATGCAGCACACTACACCCATGCTTTTTCATGTGATTCCAAAGTTTAAAATCATTTTATCTTATGAaccaaaatcccgatttcacctttgTTTGCATATTTATGTTCCTGGTGACGAGGACTTTTAAACAAGATCACTATTCAatatatttttcataatttttgaaaCATGAATAAACCTTACGAAAGATGGTGAAATTCCATGAAACATGCATGGTGTAAAATTCTATGATATAGTCTGCGGAACTCATTTCATGTCAATTTGTTTCTATTAAGAACATCGTATACAGTTTTGTAATTTGATGGGCTTTATATTCTATAGTTTCACCAAGTTAaaaatttctttaaaaaaattatgaaaatatATCTGTAATGCCCGTGTTTATTAGAAATAATAAGGTTTTGGTATTTGATAATTAACAGAAATTATCACACGCTAGAGTAATAATTATCAGCGTAATTAGATAAAATCAATCATTGGCAATCATTGGTTAGTACTAACTAAGAGTAGTCAACTAAATTCCTTAATGTGGAAGGATATGCATTAGAGGAACATGGTGGTAGAGCCTTCGGGTAGGAGGGCCACGTGTGGGTGTGGTACAAGATATTTTGCACCTCAAGCTTGCACTTATCTGTAGCATTTAATGCTCTATTGAGTCAGCTAGGCACGTGTTATATAAAAGTACAAGCAGCTGTAAAATCTAGGGACACCGAGGCTGTTGATATTTTTGAGTTACAGTGATCCAGCTCCATCCCCTACACCCTACCATGCCTATAAATAGAGGAGCAAGAGCACGCTGTAGTACTCATCCCAGCATACAAACCAGTTCACTAGCTAGCTTTGCATGGAGTAGAATCACTGATCGGCAAGAGCCCTCGGAGGAAGCAGCGAGTCAGCGAGTCAGGCAAGCATGCGTTCCATCTAGCCTTTCTAGCTGTCCTATTCCTTGTTTTGTCTCACTGTTCATGCCATGCTCTATAGCCAGTAGTACTTCTGAAGCTCTATAATGTGCACTGTTCGTGTGATTTGATCTCTGTACATCTCTTGAAGCTAGCATGCATACCACAGTGCTACTTTTTGGTTTATGATCACGGTGGAGAAATCCTTGGTACATGCATGTGAGCACATAGATTAATGGCTCATGCATGGATGGTTGTTTCCGTGGAAAGCCTAGAGATATTTATCTTGGTCTTGCATGTATTTCCTTTTGCTAATCCTTGTCTAGTAAATTTTATAAAAATCTGGTGTCACGACAGCAAATGTATTGTACCGGTCACAGTTCAGGTATGGAACTGTCTGAGTTCTCCGCTAAGAACGACACTCGTTCGGAAGCGTGTCGATGATGGATCCATAGGAGCGATCGACACTAGTAAGTCGAGTGGTTGGTTCTTGGGGGAATATAGAGCTCTGCTCTACTAGCGCCTGTGTGGTTCTAGTTAAGACTGTCGACGTCGGAGTACCCCTCTTAAGAGCGTAAAAGTGTGAAATTTCACCCCTGTGACTCCCGGGTTGGGAAGCTTGCAGTCATATGTGATGCcagttatttcctttcttttttttttaaattaAATCCATTATCTTTCTCTGCCATCAAACTCTTTCTATACAACTAACCCCTTTGTTTTTGTCACTTTTGCCGTGAGAGGTTCCGTTTTTACCCGTGTGCTTGCTGAGTATGAGATCATACTCATTCTTGCTATTGTTGTTGATTTTGCAGAAGTAGCAAATGATGGATGTGCTGATGAGAATGATGAACAGTAGGAGTAGCTCTACGGGTTGGGAATAAATAAAGAAGTTGCATGTATCATGACCTTTGTAATAGCTAGTAATGAATAAAGTTGGCTCTTGTGCATACTGGATTTTTTTTTGTTTACTAGCCTAACATGCCTATAAACTTGAGATTTATAAGCATGTGGCGATTGTCACAGCTAAGACCCACTTGGGGCGTGACAATTTTATTGGCATCAGAGCCTTGGTTAAAAAAAAGTATAAACACTAATGTGGGTTTAACTAAGGGGATAGTCTAGGTACGTAAAGCAGGAATTAACGATTAATTGAATGCTTATTTTCTGTGCTTAATTAGCATGTTTGATATGTAGTCTGTATTTATTTTTGAACTAACTGTGTGCTGAAAGCAGGGATGGATGAGTATACAATCTTCCATCTCAACTTTGTGAGCATATTAGAGGAGGTAGCTGAACATTTCCATTTGGAGCCGCCGGTAGTGTCGACAGTGAAGCGTTTTGAGGGCGATGGGTACCAAGGTGCAGTACATTTGCAGCTCACCCCAGACGATGATAATTCTTATAAGACCATCTATGGGTATGGTGAAGATGCTAAAGATGCTGGCAACCTTGCTGCACGGGAAGCACTCAAGTTTCTTCATTTTTCTGTTAACTTTGCTTTGGTGGACCTGCATATGTATGAGTACTGGgaggtactactaactctagtgcaGAAGGAGCAGCAACACCACATAGAGATGACACAACTAAACCAGTTTCATGAGGCTTGCCGGCAGCATGAGTTAGAg from Triticum dicoccoides isolate Atlit2015 ecotype Zavitan chromosome 6A, WEW_v2.0, whole genome shotgun sequence encodes:
- the LOC119319577 gene encoding outer spore wall assembly protein SHE10-like encodes the protein MDEYTIFHLNFVSILEEVAEHFHLEPPVVSTVKRFEGDGYQGAVHLQLTPDDDNSYKTIYGYGEDAKDAGNLAAREALKFLHFSVNFALVDLHMYEYWEVLLTLVQKEQQHHIEMTQLNQFHEACRQHELEYLEQEHDDCVYEIKHDLNLQIEDRDRWLEIEEHKSKKLKLERDQLEELTNKQESKIMELMTENRSLREKLAEKLQAHE